AAAAAGCTGAAGTTATTTGAGCTATGCCTGATGATACACTAACAGCAACAGTCAATATATAGTCTACTGACAATGCTGCACCAGCAGTAACTCCGGCAAGTATACCAATATTCTCCTTTGCAACAATATAAGCACCTCCGCCATTTGGATAGCATTGAATTGTCTGTCTGTAGGACAGGGTAAGAAGTATGAGCAGCCCTATTATGAAACACGATATGACTGTCAATTGTCCATAAGCCAGGATTCCAATTAATGGAATCAACACCATTAAAATTTCCTGTCCTGCGTAAGCAACGGAAGAAATGGCATCGCTTGCCAATATAGGCAGTCCCCATAAAATACCATACTTTTCTTCACCCATTAATTCATTTTTTAGAGGCCTTCCTATTAATACTCTTTTTAAATCTTTAATCATATAAACCACCTTTATATCTAGACTTATCTTTCAATTTTAATAATTCCTTATTTCCTAATCATCATCATATTCTTCAAATTTATAGGTCTTAGATATCTCATCTCTATCAATTTTGTTAAATACCTTGCTCAGTATATACAAAGAGACAAGAGCAAGAGAAATTATACCGATTTTAGATAATATGCCGCCCATTAAATCTCACCTCTTTCATCTCTTTCTAAACAGGGCAACTCTTAATGATTATAATTCCATTTGCATAAATAACTAAAGTCGCATAATTTTCAAAACAAACTTTTGCCTATAGCATTTAAACTGGTTTAGCCGAGTTATCACTGTTAATCACAGTCTTATCATGATTATTTCGCTTTAAAATGTAGTTAAGAACGTTGATTATTTGATTATTCAAAACTATACTTAGAGTTGAGTATACAAATACAATTTAGGATATGGAATTACCATGATCAAAACACTAAAAGGCAAAATCACCTTAATATATTTAGTATTGGTTTTATTGATCGCTGTTGTAGGTATAACTGCCTCATTTAATCTGTATCAGCTGTCTAAAGCCATTGACGGCCTTATGATAGCAAATTATAAAAGCATAAGTGCTACAAATAGTATGATAGATGCCATTGAGCGTCAGGACAGTGCTGTGCTGATGTATATCAGTATAGATCCCAGTAAAGGTAAAGAGCTTTTCGCAGATAGAAATGAAGAATTTCTTAAATGGTACAATGTAACTGCAAACAATATAACTGAGAAAGGTGAAAAGGAACTTATCCTCGAGATTAAAGCTTCTTATAACAACTATGTCAAGCTTTTCTTCGATTTGCAGGAAATTCGGAGTAGGGAAGGTGTTACAAAGGCAGTTGGCTTTTACAATAATGAAATGATGCCGGATTTTATAAACACAAAAAATGTGTTGAAGCAACTATGTACATTAAATGAAAGGTCCATGATTAACAGCAAATATAATGCAACTAAAAACTCAAACAGCTCCATGTATATAGTTTTGGGATTATCGATATTTGCTATTATTAGCGGTTTCGCTACTTCTAGATTCTTTACCAACAAGTTTTTGATGCCTGTGACCATGCTTACTAAAACAATGCGGCTCATTAGAGCAGGGGATTTGAATCAGCAGGCCAACATTATTTCCAAGGATGAAATCGGGGAATTGGCTGAGGAATTCAATAATATGACAAAACGGTTACAACAGTATGAAAAGAACACACTGGGAAATATTCTTGCAGAGGAGAACAAATCAAATATAATTGTAAAAAACATATCAGATCCTATTGTAGTTGTTGATATGAATTATAGGATAATCATGCTAAATCATGCCTTCGAAAAGGTATTTGGAGTTGAAGAAAAATATGTTATTAACAAAAACCTTATGGGTGCGGTTAGGGACAAGGAAATATTTAATTTTATTTCAAGTGCTGTCTATTCGGACGCTGATACAAGGCAAAAGATATTTACTGTAAATTCCAATAGAGAAGACCGTTTTTATAATGTTGTAGTGGCAACCGCAAAGGATAGTAATGGTAGTCTATCAAGAATTATTATTGTTTTTCAGAACGTAACACAGCTTAAAGAACTAGAGAAAATTCGTACTGATTTTATTGCTACAATATCTCATGAGTTCAAGACCCCATTAACATCCATAATAATGGGAGCAGATATGCTGAAGGATGAAAGTATCGGTATTCTAAACGAAGAACAGCAGCAATTTGTAAATGCAATAAAAGAGGATAGTGATAGACTTGCCAATCTTGTTAATGACTTGTTGGAATTGACACGAATCGAGTCGGGAAAAGCAGTATACAAATTTCAGAAATACTCAATCAACAATATTATAGAATGTGCCATACAGCCATTTTATAACCTTGCAATACAGAATAATGTCCACCTATATTATGAGCCTGATAACAGTTTACCGATGGTATATGTTGATTTCGAAAAAATAACCTGGGTTTTGAACAATCTAATCTCCAATGCAATTAAATATACCGGCTCTGAAGACGAGATATGCTTAAGTGCTACCTATAGATATAATAAAGTATATGTTGTTGTAAAAGATACTGGGACAGGAATTCCGGAAGACTATCTGGAAAAGATATTTGAAAAATATGTGCAGGTAAAGGACATCGATTTTGAAGTCAGGGGAACAGGATTGGGGCTTGCTGTAGTTAAAGAAATTATTACAGCCCATAACGGAGTAATATGGTGTGAAAGCAGGCTCGGTATGGGAAGTGCCTTCATATTCACCCTTGAGGTAGACTCTTTTGATAATGGAAGAAAGGATTAAATATGAAAAAGGTTTTAGTAGTAGATGATACCAAAAACATCCGCATGATTCTTACAAAGTGCCTTGAACTAGAAGGATATGAAGTTATTACAGCAGTTGATGGAAAACAGGCATTAGAAATGTTTACTCTGCATACCTTCGACTTGGCTTTTTTAGATATAAAGCTTCCAGAAATCAGAGGCACCGAAGTCTTAAAAAGAATTAGAGAGATTGGAATCAAAACTCCGGTAATTATTATCACAGCCTATGCAACAGTAAAGAATGCTATAAACTGTACAAATATGGGGGCTATTGCATATGTACAAAAGCCGTTTTCCGCTGAAAAGATCAAATCTGTGCTGAAGGAATTAGAAAGTGTAACTTTGTGCACTCAGCCAAGTGATGTAAGTATCCAAAACCTGATCAGTGATGCAAAAATGTATATGGAAAAAGGACTTTATGAGAAGTCGCTGGAGACTTCAAAAAAGGCTCTATCTCTGGACCTGGATAACCCTGAAGTATACTTGCTTATAAGTAAGGCATATGTGGGCAAAGGTAACAAAGCTAATGCTGAAAGGTTCTATAAGTTTTATAAAACCTTTATTTGATACGCAGAATATAATTTCATCCCTGTTTTCATCAGGGGCACTGATCGTTGTTCCTGTTAACCCCTTTGATTTTAGCCTTGCACCTACCTCTTTTATTATTTTTTGCTGTGCAGCCACTGTAAAGCAGCAGCCTTTCCTCTTTCAATTAACCTGTTTAGAACAGCTCTCTGGTTGGCATCTGCGTTCCAGTTCCATGCTCCCGTTGATGACAGAAATCCAGGCATGCCCCTGAATGTTGTAATATGTTTGTGACTGGGATTTTCACCGTCGCCGATATTATATCTGAAAGAGTTGTACCCAAGTCCGTCATTGGGGCTGATAATTTTCTCAAGCAGCTTGTGAGATTTGAAAGGTTATCATAACAAGAATAAGATACGCACAGGCCAACCGATTTTTTATTTTATCCAGAAGCATTAACGTAAACCCTTTAATAATATGTTCCACCTACAATAATGCGAATAAATAGGACTTTTTATGGGGTATAAAATAAAAATACTTTTAGGGTGTCAAGGCCTTTAATTGGTATTATACTGGAAATAGCCTTTAAGGATACTTTGGGATGCCTCATTGTCCATATTGTAATAAAAGGAACCGTCTAATTGCCTGGGGAGTCCGGGTAGTATAAACATATTTACATCATTGGAATTTAATTTGTGTATATTTCTTATCATATTGATGGCATCGCTTAAAGGAATATTAGACTGAGTAGCGGATAGCATTATTTCAAGAAGCTCGTTGATTTTGGACACATATTTCATATTTAGTTTTTGTTCTATTAGTGCCTTTAACATGTTTTGTTGTGCTTCAATCCTCTTTAAATCGCTTCCGTCATAAAACTTCAAAAGGTTGTCATTTTCGTTTTTGCGTGAAGGCATTCTAAATTTCATTAATTCAACTGCCTGTTTACCCGAAAGATGATTTTGGCCCTTTTGGATGTTTATATGCAAGTTCTGAACAGGATCATCATAGTACAAATCGACAGGGCTGCTAAAATCAACTCCGTCAAGTAAATCAATAAGCTTCTGGGCGGCAGCTGTATCAAAGCAAACATAATATTTTATATCAATATTTAGAAGATCGCTTACTGCCTTTGCAGCAGTGCCGGGACCACCTTGATGATAAGCAAGACCGAGCTTGGACCGGGAGCCGTTTATATTGATGCCTGTATCCCTTGGAAGGGATAATACATTTAACTTTGTACTTATTGGGTCAAAGTTAATAAGTGCAATTGCATCGGTGTTTTTATAAGAGTCATTACCTAAAATAAGGATATTAACTGGCTCTGAGGAAGCTATTGTCGGCTCTGACGTAAGTGTTTCCTTGTTATCCTTAAAGTACCTTCCATAGCCTAGCCATAAAAGTGCTACACAAATAAGGAGTATTGCTGCAGCAGGTTTTAGAATTTGTCTAAATACAATCAGCCCGTGAGAAAGTATGAACCTATTTTTTGGATTAGCATACCTGCTTTGATCAATTGATTTTAATACTTTATCATCAATGCTTTTATTTGCAATAGCTTCATTTTTGAGAAAATCCCTGGTGTAAATAAGGGTATCAGTCATTTTTTGGCATTCCCCACACACCTTTATATGATCCTCAAGAGCTTTTGCCGCTTCGTCCGATAAAGCTCTATCTACATAGAGTACTATGTCATCAAAATTGTTACATTTCATGAATTATCCCTCCTTTAAATCTGCCGTAATTATTTACAAGAAGCTTCTTAGCCCTCATAACCCTGACCTTTGCGTTCTCGGGAGACATTTTGAGGACCTGGCCTATTTCCTTGTATGAAAATCCTTGAACATACTTTAGAACTAATGCCATCCTTTGGTCTAGCTTCAAAGAATCAAGCATTTTTAATACTTCCAACCTGGTTTCCATATTTTCAAGAACCTTCTCAGGCTCTGCAATTTGTAAAAATTGATACTTGTTTAATTTGTCTTCAAATTTCTTTGAATCCCTGTATTTCTTCTTTGAATATTCGGTTTTAAAAACATTTATTGCAATTTTAAATATCCATGTTGAAAAACACCACTTGCTGTTGTACTGATAGAGGCTGTTGTAGACCCGGACAAAGACTTCCTGTGTCATGTCTTCGGAGTCTTCCTTTGAAAGTGACATTTTTAAAAGGAAATTATAAATACGGTTTCTGTATATAGACATAAGAATTTCAAATGATTTTATATCGCCGCTAAGAATATTAGAAACTAACTGGGCTTCTTTTTCCAAATTCCTCTCACCACCTATCTATGCAGACGTTTTTTCGTTATCATGATAACATATTTTATACTCGGTATCTTCCAGATAAGTAACAGTGCTTGAATAATTATTTTTGCATGGGTAGATGAATGATACAATGAGCTGATTTAGTGGTATAATTTCAATATAAACAGCAGGCGGGTGATGATAATGTGCGGAAGGTTCTTACTTATTACAGATGATGACTTTAATGAAATTAAAAACATAGTCAACGATATATCGCAAAAGTATAAAGTAGATGTAAACGGTGAGGTATTTCCAACCAACAATATACCGGCTGTTTACTCGCACAAGGGTAGGAGTGTGCTA
This genomic interval from Pseudobacteroides sp. contains the following:
- a CDS encoding sensor histidine kinase; this encodes MIKTLKGKITLIYLVLVLLIAVVGITASFNLYQLSKAIDGLMIANYKSISATNSMIDAIERQDSAVLMYISIDPSKGKELFADRNEEFLKWYNVTANNITEKGEKELILEIKASYNNYVKLFFDLQEIRSREGVTKAVGFYNNEMMPDFINTKNVLKQLCTLNERSMINSKYNATKNSNSSMYIVLGLSIFAIISGFATSRFFTNKFLMPVTMLTKTMRLIRAGDLNQQANIISKDEIGELAEEFNNMTKRLQQYEKNTLGNILAEENKSNIIVKNISDPIVVVDMNYRIIMLNHAFEKVFGVEEKYVINKNLMGAVRDKEIFNFISSAVYSDADTRQKIFTVNSNREDRFYNVVVATAKDSNGSLSRIIIVFQNVTQLKELEKIRTDFIATISHEFKTPLTSIIMGADMLKDESIGILNEEQQQFVNAIKEDSDRLANLVNDLLELTRIESGKAVYKFQKYSINNIIECAIQPFYNLAIQNNVHLYYEPDNSLPMVYVDFEKITWVLNNLISNAIKYTGSEDEICLSATYRYNKVYVVVKDTGTGIPEDYLEKIFEKYVQVKDIDFEVRGTGLGLAVVKEIITAHNGVIWCESRLGMGSAFIFTLEVDSFDNGRKD
- a CDS encoding response regulator, which translates into the protein MKKVLVVDDTKNIRMILTKCLELEGYEVITAVDGKQALEMFTLHTFDLAFLDIKLPEIRGTEVLKRIREIGIKTPVIIITAYATVKNAINCTNMGAIAYVQKPFSAEKIKSVLKELESVTLCTQPSDVSIQNLISDAKMYMEKGLYEKSLETSKKALSLDLDNPEVYLLISKAYVGKGNKANAERFYKFYKTFI
- a CDS encoding LCP family protein, whose protein sequence is MKCNNFDDIVLYVDRALSDEAAKALEDHIKVCGECQKMTDTLIYTRDFLKNEAIANKSIDDKVLKSIDQSRYANPKNRFILSHGLIVFRQILKPAAAILLICVALLWLGYGRYFKDNKETLTSEPTIASSEPVNILILGNDSYKNTDAIALINFDPISTKLNVLSLPRDTGININGSRSKLGLAYHQGGPGTAAKAVSDLLNIDIKYYVCFDTAAAQKLIDLLDGVDFSSPVDLYYDDPVQNLHINIQKGQNHLSGKQAVELMKFRMPSRKNENDNLLKFYDGSDLKRIEAQQNMLKALIEQKLNMKYVSKINELLEIMLSATQSNIPLSDAINMIRNIHKLNSNDVNMFILPGLPRQLDGSFYYNMDNEASQSILKGYFQYNTN
- a CDS encoding RNA polymerase sigma factor, with translation MEKEAQLVSNILSGDIKSFEILMSIYRNRIYNFLLKMSLSKEDSEDMTQEVFVRVYNSLYQYNSKWCFSTWIFKIAINVFKTEYSKKKYRDSKKFEDKLNKYQFLQIAEPEKVLENMETRLEVLKMLDSLKLDQRMALVLKYVQGFSYKEIGQVLKMSPENAKVRVMRAKKLLVNNYGRFKGGIIHEM